One genomic window of Solanum stenotomum isolate F172 chromosome 9, ASM1918654v1, whole genome shotgun sequence includes the following:
- the LOC125877596 gene encoding uncharacterized protein LOC125877596 yields MYIYFAVIPLHSHASSVTVFSGLNFSEWHEQVQFHLGVMYLGLALLNDKPTAITDKSSENEKSFHKSWERSNRLSLMFMRMTVANNIKSTISQIESAREYLKFVEECFCSTNKSLTGTLMAELTTMKFDRSCSMQNHIIKMTNIATRLQTLGMKVDDTFLVQFILNSLPLEYGPFQINYNTIKDKWDVSELSSQRDGKGLKVKANKFKKKKAPAKVPHDAHKELKVDVCRFCKKEGHYQKDCLKRKAWFEKKGTFSAFGFTTIQTTNLNKDYVFMGNRMKAQIEGIGTYRLILETGHHLDLLQTLYVPLVSRNLISLSRLDVSGFDFKFGHGCFNLYKNTIFYGSGVLIDVLYKLKLDNNFSESLLTIHQNVGIKSSSLNESSAYLWHKCLGHVSKERLKRSIKNEILLNLNFVDLDICLDCIKGKQTKHIKKGTTRRTQLLEIIYSDICGPFDVLSFGGEKYFITFIDDFSRYEFIYLLKEKSQAADSFKVYVNEVERQLDRKVKIIMSDRGGEYYGKYNESEQCPNPFAKFLENGEVSGSVERQSVKINEVRVNISLPMNVPSSAPITNVVPLVEEYFNNVEQHLGETLQKGTNSQVSDANEPQTMPLRK; encoded by the exons atgtatatctattttgcaGTTATTCCTCTTCATTCACATGCTTCGTCTGTTACTGTGTTCAGTGGATTGAACTTCTCTGAATGGCATGAACAAGTCCAGTTTCACTTAGGTGTGATGTATCTTGGCTTGGCTCTACTGAATGACAAACCTACCGCCATTACTGATAAGAGCAGTGAGAATgagaagtcttttcataaatcatgggaACGCTCTAACAGATTAAGCCTTATGTTCATGCGAATGACTGTCGCTAACAACATTAAGAGTACTATTTCACAAATAGAAAGTGCCAGGGAATACCTGAAGTTTGTAGAAGAATGTTTTTGTTCTACTAATAAGTCTCTCACTGGTACACTAATGGCTGAACTCACGACCATGAAGTTTGATAGGTCTTGTAGTATGCAAAATCATATCATTAAGATGACTAACATTGCAACAAGACTTCAAACTTTGGGGATGAAAGTGGATGACACCTTCTTGGTTCAGTTTATTCTGAACTCACTGCCTCTTGAGTATGGACCATTCCAAATTAACTATAACACAATTAAGGATAAGTGGGATGTTAGTGAATTGTCCA GTCAAAGAGATGGTAAAGGACTTAAAGTAAAGGCcaacaagtttaagaaaaagaaagcacCTGCTAAAGTTCCACATGATGCTCATAAGGAACTCAAGGTTGATGTGTGTCGTTTCTGTAAAAAGGAAGGACACTATCAGAAAGATTGCCTGAAACGTAAAGCTTGGTTTGAAAAGAAAGGTACATTTAGTGCTTTT GGATTCACTACGATCCAAACTACAAATCTAAATAAGGATTACGTGTTCATGGGAAATCGCATGAAGGCTCAAATTGAAGGTATAGGGACTTATCGATTGATATTAGAGACTGGACATCACCTTGATCTATTACAGACTCTTTATGTTCCTTTAGTTTCTAGGAATTTGATTTCCCTTTCAAGACTTGATGTTTCTGGATTTGATTTTAAGTTTGGACATggatgtttcaatttatataagaaCACTATTTTTTATGGTTCTGGTGTTCTTATTGatgttttatataaattgaaactcGATAATAATTTTTCTGAATCTCTGCTTACTATTCATCAAAATGTTGGAATTAAATCTAGTTCACTAAATGAAAGTTCTGCTTATTTGTGGCATAAATGTTTGGGTCATGTATCCAAAGAACGATTAAAAAGATcaataaagaatgaaattcttctgaatttgaattttgttgatCTTGATATATGTTTGGATTGCATTAAAGGAAAGCAAACCAAACATATCAAGAAAGGTACCACAAGGAGGACTCAACTTCTTGAAATTATATACAGTGATATTTGCGGACCCTTTGATGTTCTATCTTTTggtggagaaaaatattttatcaccttTATCGATGATTTTTCACGTTAtgaatttatctatttattgaaagaaaaatctcaagcAGCGGACTCTTTCAAAGTGTACgttaatgaggttgaaagacaaTTAGATAGAAAAGTGAAAATCATTATGTCAGATAGAGGTGGTGAATATTATGGAAAGTATAATGAATCCGAACAATGTCCAAATCCATTTGCAAAATTCCTTGAGAATGGTGAAGTTAGTGGGAGTGTTGAACGACAAAGTGTGAAAATTAATGAGGTAAGGGTAAATATTTCATTACCCATGAATGTACCTAGTTCCGCACCAATCACAAATGTTGTTCCTCTTGTTGAAGAATACTTTAACAATGTTGAACAACATTTAGGTGAAACACTTCAAAAAGGAACTAACTCGCAAGTATCTGACGCAAATGAACCACAAACAATGCCATTAAGAAAATAG
- the LOC125876989 gene encoding blue copper protein-like has product MAISIGKLVFVCIFLILCVEMPRSLANEYVVGDKSGWNPGVDYHPWAYGKSFRVGDVLHFFYAPKVIDVASVDISSYALCDSNIKTFYKDNSGQTSITLDKSGPYYFISTSKQGCFEGLKLELHVI; this is encoded by the exons ATGGCCATTTCAATAGGAAAATTAGTATTTGTgtgcattttcttgattttgtgtgTTGAAATGCCAAGAAGTTTAGCAAATGAGTATGTTGTGGGTGACAAAAGTGGTTGGAATCCGGGGGTTGATTATCATCCATGGGCTTATGGCAAAAGCTTTCGTGTTGGAGATGTTCTCC ATTTCTTCTATGCCCCAAAAGTGATAGATGTGGCCTCAGTGGATATTTCAAGCTATGCACTTTGTGATAGTAATATCAAAACTTTCTACAAGGATAATAGTGGCCAAACATCAATTACTCTTGACAAATCTGGGCCATACTATTTCATCTCTACAAGCAAACAAGGGTGTTTTGAAGGTCTCAAGCTAGAGTTGCatgttatttga